TGCTGATTCTCGGGGAAACCGGCACCGGAAAGGAACGTCTGGCCAGGGCGATTCACCGTTGGAGTCGGCGGGCGGCGCAACCTTTCGTGGCCTTGAACTGCGCGGCGATTCCCGCCGGCCTCCTCGAGAGCGAGTTGTTCGGGCACGTGAAAGGTGCCTTCACCGGTGCGACCCGGGACCGGATGGGGCGCTTCCAGATGGCAAACGGCGGCACGCTCCTGCTCGACGAACTCGGCGAGTTGCCGTTCGAGCTGCAGGCGAAGTTGCTGCGCGTACTGCAGGAAAACCAGTTCGAGCCGGTTGGCAGCGACCGCGGCATCAAGGTCGATGTGCGCATCGTCGGCGCGACGCAGGTCGATCTCGAACGCGCCCTTGCCGCCGGCCGGTTTCGTCCCGACCTGTTCTACCGCTTGAACGTCTTCCCGCTCCGCTTGCCGGCGCTGCGGGAGCGGTTCGAAGACCTGCCGGCGTTGTGCGAGGTGTTGCTGGCCGAACAGGCCGGTCGCACGGGGCGGCGTTCGGCCGGCCTCACCCCGGCGGCACTCGCGCAACTGCGCGGGTACGCCTGGCCGGGCAACATTCGCGAGTTGGCGAACGTGATCGAGCGGGCAACGATCATGGCCGGCGGCGCGGCGATCACACCCGATCTGTTCGACGTCCCCGCCGCGCACGCCGCCCCGCACAACCGGGCGGCGGAGGTGTCGCTGCCCGCCGTTCACGAGGCTGCTCCGCCGCCCACGCTGGCGGATGCCGAGCGCGAGCACATCCGCCGCGCCCTGGCGTTCACCGGTGGGCGGCTCTACGGCCCCGGGGGAGCCGCCGCGGTGCTTGGGCTCAAACCGTCCACGCTGCAGAGCCGGATGAAGAGGCTGGGCATCAGGCGCGAGTAGACGGCGGGAAGCTCCGATTGTCGTCCCTGGCTGGTCGGGTGTCGTTCGCCGCGGGGAGGCCGCGCTTGCCACGGCCTCCCCGATTGGCGGTGCCTACTTCTTCGACCGGCCGTCAGGCCTTCTCCAGATTCTGCGACGCGAAATCCCAGTTGACGAGGTGGTTTAGGAACGTCGCTACGTAATCCGGCCGGCGGTTCTGGTAATCGAGGTAGTAAGCGTGTTCCCAGACGTCGACGGTCAGTAGCGGCGTCGCCGCCGTTGTCAGGGGCGTCTCGGCATTCGGGGTCTTCACGACTTTGAGCTTGCCGCCTTCGGAAACGAGCCACGCCCAGCCGCTGCCGAACTGAGTCGTGGCGGCGGTGGCGAGAGCTTCCTTGAACTTGTCGAAGTCGCCGAAGTCCCGCGCAATCAGCGAATCGAGTTTCTGCGGGGGCTTGCCCCCGCCGCCCTTGCGCATGCTCTGCCAGTAGAACGTGTGATTCCACACCTGCGCGGCATTGTTGAAAATGCCGATCTGATCGGGCTTTCCGGCGACCGCCTTGATAAGGGATTCGAGCGAATGCTCGGCCAATGGCGTGCCGGACACCAGCTTGTTCGTGTTGTCGACGTACGCCTTGTGGTGCTTGCCGTGGTGGAAGCCGATGGTGTTCTTCGAGATGTGCGGCTCCAGTGCGTCGTCGGCATACGGCAGTTGGGGAAGAGAGAACGGCGCTTTGTCACTCATGGATATGCCACTCCTTTCGCAGCGACAGTCCGGCCGCGACGCCCCGGCCCATACGGCGGCGACGGTACGACCGGCGGTCCAGTAATGGTGAGTTCGCCTTCATTCGACCATGAGTCTGGCGGCGCTGCAACCTGGGGGCCGAGTGGGCGACCGGTGGAAGAAATCATCGCCGGGGTGCGGCCGCCCGCCGGTCTCCGGGCACCGCCAGCGCGTGGGCTGCGATGCGGCGGAGCATCCCGGCGAAGATGAGCTGGTGCAACGGGTAGACCCCGTACCAGTACGCGAGTCCGGACAGACCGACGGGGTCGAAGATCGCAGTCTGCCGGATCTCGCTGCCATCGCCCGCCGGCCGGACGTCGAACTCGAGCCATGCCCGGCCCGGGAGCTTCATCTCGGCGAACAAACGCAGGCGCCGGTCGGGCTCGTACGCTTCCACTCGCCAACAGTCCATGGCGTCGCCCGGACGGAGTTGCTCGGGGTCGCGGCGTCCGCGCCGCATGCCGACGCCGCCGGCGAGCAAGTCCAGCCATCCGCGGAGATCCCAGAGCCAGTCGCCGTAGTACCAGCCCGTGCGCCCTCCGAGTCGGCGAATCGGCGTGAAGGCCGCGTGCGGCGACACCGGGACGTGGACGCTGCGCGAGTCGACCAGGCGGCTGCCGAAACGCACTCCGCCCCATTCCCGAGGCTTGCCGGCCGCCGACAGTGCGTCAGACCACCGCGTTTCGGCGAACTCGCGATCTTCGTTGCGCAGGGCGGCCGCGATGGCATCCTTCACCCCCACGGGCTCGATGGCGAATGCGCGGCGGGCAGCGTCGTCGCGGACCACGGTCGGGTAGTAAATGCTGTCGATCAGCTTGCGGCCGACGCGTGCATACAGCGGCGTGACCAAGCCCAGCCACAGGCTGGAAAGCCGCGGCGTCAGGACGGGAACACGGATCTTGACGCGGCGCAGGCCGCGCTGCCGACCGTACTCGTCGAGGAGGTTTTCGTACGACACCACGTCGCGCCCGCCGATCTCGTAGACCGGGTTGCCGTCCACGCGCAGCTCCGCCGCGGCGAGCAGGTACTGCAGGACGTCGGTGATCGCGATCGGCTGCGCCTGGTTCGCCACCCAGCGCGGGGTGAGCATCACCGGAAGCCGTTCCGCCAGCGCCCGGATCATTTCGAACGACAGCGAGCCCGAGCCGATGATGATCGATGCCCGGAACTCGATGACCTGAACGCCCGACGCCCGCAATACGTCGCCGACTTCGTGGCGGCTGCGCAGATGCGGAGAAAGCGCGAGATGGCTGTCCCCGAGGCCCCCCAGATAGACGATCCGTTTCACACCCGCCGCACTGGCGGCTAGACCGAAGTTCTCCGCTCCGCGCCGATCCTCCTGCTCGAAGGACCCGGGGGAACCCATGGCGTGGACCATGTAGTAGGCCGTCCGCACGCCGCGCAGGGCCGCCGCCAGACCGTCGGGATCGAGCACATCGCCCCGAACCACTTCCGTTCGCGGTCCCACTCGCGCCTGCAAGAACTCCGGCCGTCGGGCAAGGCAGCGCACCGACCGACCCGCGGCTTCGAGCTGGTGCAGGAGGCGTCCGCCGACGTAGCCGCTGGCGCCGGTGAGCAGCACGAGGCCACCGACCGGTGCGCGATCAGGTGACGCTTGCATTCGAGGCTCCGCGTCTGATGGCGGCAAACGCCGTGAGGGCGGTGGCGCGCGCCTTCGCGTGATCGACGATTGGTGCCGGGTACGTGCGATCGAGCACGACGCCGGCCGCGGCGCGTACGGGTTCGGGGGCCGCCCATGGTTTGTGGATCCAGCCCGTCGGCAATCCTGCCAGCTCCGGAACCCAGCGCCGCACGAACGTGCCGTCGGGGTCGAACCGGTCGCCCTGGGTCACCGGGTTGAAGATGCGGAAAAACGGGGCGGCGTCGGCCCCGCAACCGGCGGTCCATTGCCAGCCCAGCGTGTTGTTGGCGAGATCGGCGTCGACCAGGGTATCCCAGAACCACGCGGCGCCATCCTGCCAGGGAACGCGCAAGTGCTTGACCAGGAAGGACGCCGCCACCATGCGCACCCGATTGTGCATCCAGCCAGTGTGCCAGAGTTCGCGCATGCCGGCGTCCACCAGCGGGTAGCCCGTGCCACCCCGACGCCAGGCGCGCTGCGCCCGGTCGTTCCGCGCCCAGGGGAACTCGGCGAACTCCCGCCGCAGTGGTTCGGTGGTTGTGCGCGGGAAGTGGAACAGGACGTGGTGCGCGAACTCCCGCCAGCCGATTTCGCGGAGGTAAGCGTCTATGCCCGCGGCGCACGCGGGATCGCGGGCCGTCTGAGCGCGGGCCGCCGCAAAAACCTGGCGCGGGCCAATCTCGCCGAAATGGAGGTGCGGCGATAAACGCGATGTGCCGGAAAGATCGGGGCGGTTTCGATCGTCGGCGTAGCCGACCGCCAGATCGTGGAGAAAACGATCGAGCGACGCGGACGCGGCGTGTTCGCCCGGTGTCCACGCGGCCCGGATTCCACCCGTCCAGTCGTACGCGGGCAGCAGCCCGAGCGCGTCGAGCGCCAGCGATGCCGGCCAGACCGACGATGCCGGCAGCCCGGGCGGGGCGGCGATCGGTCCCAGCGGCGGTTTCCCGGCGAGGGCGGCTTTCCAGAACGGCGTGAAGACCTGAAAGGGCTTGCCGGTCCCGGTCGTGAGCGCCCATGGCTCGAACAACAGACCACTGTTGAAAGTCTCGACGAGCACACCTCCGGCTCGCAGGGCGTTCTTGATGTCCGCATCGCGCGAAAGGGTCTGCGGTTCGTAGCGCCGGTTCCAGAAGACCGCTGCGGCGCCGGTCTCGCCGACGAGGGTTCGCAGCGTTGCCCCGGCCGCGCCACGACGCACGACCAGGCCGGACCCGCGGGCCCGGAGGTCGGTGTCGAGACTTGCGAGCGAGTGGTGCAGCCACCACCGCGACGCCGCTCCCGGCGCGGCCTCGCCCTCTTCCTGGGGAGACCAGATGTACACCGGTATCACCGGTCCCCCGCGGGCAACCGCGGCGCTCAAAGCCGGGTTGTCCGCAAGGCGCAAGTCGTGGCGAAACCACACGAGCGACGGGCGCATGCCCGTATACTACCGCCAGAATACGGCGAGCCAATCCACGCCCCGAGACCCGGCGCCGGGAGCCGCGGCGACCGGCGACGCGACCGCCGGCGTCGGGTCGCCCGAATTCGCTTGGCGTGCGAGCAGGATGTTCTTGTATGATGTGGGCAGAGATGGCTGCGGAAAGATCGACAAGGGCAAAGCGCCTCGCAGTACTCCTCGCGCTTCCCGCCCTGCTTCTGTGCGTACCGCCTGCACGCTTCGATTCCGACTGCCGATAATACCTTCACCTGTGGAATCGGAATCGCACCGCCGCCGATTTACTGGGTTTCAGCGCCGCGGGCCTTGCCGGCGAGCGCGGCGAGGTGACCTTTGCCGCCGCTCAGTGCACTGCCAGCGCGACGAGTATCCGCTGCCGGTAGGTACGGTTGCGCTCAGGCGAATGCCGGCGCGACCCGTTCGGCGAAGAGCTCGAGCGTGTCGGGCTGGTTGAAGTCGCTGAAAAGGATCGTGAAGAAAGTCACGCCCTGCTTGTGGCGGGCGTGGATGGCCTCGACGAGCTGCTCCGGCGTCCCTTTCAGGGCCGTACGATCGACGTCGAAAACCGCGCCAAGGGTTCCCCGCGCGAACTGCAGCTTTTCCTTGAGCTCCTTCTCGTTTCTTGCGAGGACGACGATGCACTGCTCGGAGACCTCGATGGTCGCAGGATCGCGGCCGATGGCTTCGCAGTGTCGCGCAAGGACACCCAGTTTCTTCTCCAGCTCCGGCGCCGCGTTGTTCGGGCAGTTCCAGATGTCCGCATGCTCGGCAACGAGGCGGAGGAGATGTCTCTCGCCGGCGCCGCCGATTAGCAGCGGTGGATGAGGCTTGCGCAGCGGCTTCGGATTATTGGGCGCCTCTTCTATCGTATAGTACTTCCCCTGGAACGTGGCGCGGTCCTCGGCGAACATCCGCTTGATTACCGCTAGCGCCTCCTCGAACTGCTCCAGCCGCACGCGGATGGGCGGAAACGGATAACCGTAGGCGCGGTATTCCTCCTCCATCCACCCGGCGCCGATGCCGAGCAGGAACCGCCCGTTGCTGATGTTGTCGAGGCTGGCGGCCATCTTCGCCACCAGGGCCGGGTTGCGGTACGAATTGCAGACCACGAGCGTGCCGATGCCGATGCGCTCGGTCACCGCCGCCACCGCCGACATGAGCGTCCAGGCCTCGAGGTGATCGAGGTCGGGCATCCCCTTCGCCCAGAAATGATCCATGAACCAGAACGAGTGGAATCCCAGTCGTTCGGCGAGGGCGACGCGCTCCTTTATGGCCGAGAACGTCACCCCGACCTGAGGCGCGAAAATACCGAACTTGACCCTGACCATCGTGTTCCCGAAGAGATCAGCCGAAAAAGCAGCCCCAGCGATCGTCGCTGATTTCCCGGGCGCAGTCCGCCAGGCCGCCCACAAATGGCCGGGCGTCTTCCCCCTCGTATGCGACCCAGCGCCCGGTGGTGTGCCGCCAGTAAAGTTGCAACGTTCCCCTGCGCGCCCGAAGCTGGGCCACCGGCAAGGCTATCGGCCGTCCGTTCCAAGTGCTGCGGTAGCGATGAATGACCGTCATCACCCCGGTACGCGCACGCCGTACCTCGATCGCGTCCGCTCCCGGTAATCGCGCGTGCAGAACACGGCGTATCAACGACGCGGCGAAGTCGACCACCTCGGCCCGTACCCTGCCCGCCGCTCGGCGCTTCCGGATGACCGTCAGGCGAGGCGGCGGGAAAGATATCAGCGCACCGCCGGACCCCCCTGCGGGCGGTCCCGACTTTTCCGGCGTCTGTCGCACGGTCGGCTCCCACTTCGACGTTCCACGTTCCGTATCGGCACCCTCCCTCAGTCGGAGCGCAATCTTGCCCTGCACTCCCACCGACAGCGCGGCAGTGTACTCAAAAGGAATACCGCTGTCACCAGTGCCCCCGCCGCGTTTCACTGGCTAGACAGGGGTTCTGTCTGACCTCCACTGGTACGCGGTCGTTGGACTCCGGTGCTGCGTCCGGCACTTGGACGATTGTGTGCGTGATGGATGCGGTGGCCGACTAGATCCGTAGACGGCGTCCCGGGTGATTGCGCAGCGGGAACTTCTGCAAGGCGGCGATCCGGTCGAGCGCCGCCCGGGCCTGTGCCGCGACATGCGGCGTTGGATCGAGATCCAGGGCGTCGACGAAATGCTGATACGCCGGTGTCGGCTCGCCCAGGTCCTCAAGCTGAACCAGTCCCGCACCGAGATGGGCCGCGGCAGCGTCAGGGCCGAGCCGCTTGTCGCTCGCCGCTCGCTGGTACACCGTGAGGGCGGCCTTGGCATGGCCGTGCTCGCGCAGCCACGCGGCCAGGGCGAGCAGATCGGCCGCTGCGAGGGCACGCCGGGCGACCGGCTGGGGCAGGGAAAAGTAGAGTTCGGCGGCGTCGGCGAAGTGGCCGGCGGCGACGAGATCGGCAAGTGCCGCGGGTGCCGCGGCTGGCGGGCCGGCCGAGGCGCCGGCATGGCGGTACTCGCTCGGGGTGGCCTCGATCGCGCGCCGATCCATGAACCACGTCGCGGCGAATCCGGCTATGAAGCCGCCGATGTGCGCGCCGTAAGCAACTCCCCCACCCTCGGTCGTTGGCGCTGCGAGAAAGGGGAGAAGATTGTCGAGCAGCAGGTACATTCCCAACACCAGACGGGCCGGCACGAGGAATACGTTGACGAAGAACGGAATCAGGACGAGCAGGCGGACCTGATTGTGCGGAAACCACCGGAAGTAGAACCCGAGGACTCCCGAGATCGCGCCCGACGCGCCAATCAACGGAATCGGCGACTCGGGACTGAAGACTGCGTGAAAGAGTGTCGCCACGATTCCGGTGCCGAGGTAACCGAGCAGGAAGCGAAAGGAACCGAGACGATGCTCGACGTTGTCGCCGTAGATCCAGAGAAACAGCATGTTTCCGAACAGGTGCATGAGGTTGGCGTGCAGGAAGAGCGAGATGAAGAGCCCGCTCAGCGACGGGGCCGCCGGCCGGAACGCGTGCCGAAACACGAAAAGATCGTAGTTGGTGACCTGCGCGATTAGTTCGCGCACGGGAGTGTTCGGCGGTGCGTTTGCGGCAACGATCCGCAGATACTCCGGCAACAGCGGATCGGCGAGATCCACCGGGGTCCCGAGCGGCACGGTCAGCAACAGATATAGGGCGACGTTCAGGCCGACGATCGCGTAAGTGAAGAACGGCAGTCCACGCGGATTCGGCGAGTCGCCAATCGGAAAGATCACCGTAGGGCTCTTACCACACCCGGGCGCCGAGAACAGGCGCGTGCCTTCCACCAGGCCGGAGCCGGGGGTTGTGAAGCCTGTCCTCAGCCGCGGCGACGCCCGCCCGCCTGCGCGTGTGGACCGTCTCGGCCGCGGTCATGTCGAGGCACAAATGCGAGGCCCGCAAAGCACAGCGCCGCCACCGCTCGACTCCCGGTTTTCACTTTCCCGCAAATCGCGGCGGCCGTCGTTCGAGAAACGAGGCGATGCCTTCGCGGAAGTCGTCGGTGCCGAAACTGGCAACCATCTCCTCGTCGGCCGCCGTGATGGCCGTGGCAAGATCGGCAGACAGGTCGGTGTAGATCTGCCGCTTCATGATGCGCACCGAGCGTGGCGAAGCGAACGTGGCGATCTCCGCGGCGACCTCGTGCGTCACCCGCAGCAGGTCGTCGTGCGGTACGACGCGGTTGACGAGTCCCATGCGCAGCGCCTCGGCGGCGTCGACGAGGCGGCCGCTGAACAGCAGGTCGCAGGCGTTGGCCATCCCCACCAGCCGCGGCAACATCCACGACAGACCGTGCTCGGCAACGAGGCCGCGGCGCGCGAAGATGGTCGAGAAGCGAGCGCGATCCGAGGCGATGCGCAGGTCGTAGTAAAGCATGTATGACAGCCCCAGCCCGACGGCGGCGCCGTTGACCGCGGCGATCACCGGCTTCGAGAGCCCGAGCGGATAACTGTACGGGCCGCGAAAGGCCTCCGGAGTGGTCGCGTCTGCCGGCGACGGCAACTGCGCGTCCCCGAGCGCCCCCTCGGCATCGAGCGTACCGCCCTGCAACCCCTGCAGCATGTCCATGTCGGCCCCGGCACAGTACCCCTTGCCGGCACCGGTCACGATCATCACGCGCACCCCGGGGTCGCGGTCGGCGCTGCAAAGGGCGTGCTGGACTTCGAAGTTCATTCGCGACGTCCAAGCGTTCAGCTTCTGCGGCCGGTTGAGCGTCACCGTCGCGATCCGGTCGGCGACGTCGTAGAGGATTTGTTCGTAGTGCATGGGAGTCCTTTCCGCCCCGCGCCGCCGAGGGGCCGCGTCAAGCGGGTACCGCGGATGCGGCGCTGGCGCAACCTGGAGGGCGGGACGAGGATTCCGCCCCGATCTGGCAGCCGGCCACGTGCCTGAAAAGGGGGACAGGAGCCCTTTCGGAATGGCCCTGTCCCTCCTTCGTCTGAACCGTGACTTGGCGGCGGTGCGCTAGATCGAATATGCTCCCTACGGCGAGATCGTGCGTCTGCTCGGCTTTCGCGCCCTGGCCGCCGGTTGGTCGACGTGGCGGCAGCGCGTTCGCCCCGACTCACGGCGCCGTGGCATCGACTTCCTCGTCGAGTACTTGAGCCGGCACCACCCCGAGTTGCTCTAAACCACAGGTCATGCACGAGGCAGACTTCTACTTCGACATCCTGTATCCGTTGCAGGACCGTGTCATCAGCGGTATTGGCGATCTGCGCACAGGGTTCTATCTCGCCGGGGGAACCGCCGCGTCGACAGTGCCGAGAACCTGCTGGCCAACAAACTCACAGCGCTGATCGATCGCGCCGAGCCCAAAGACCTGGCTGATGTGTGGGGATTCTGCTGCCGCATGGATCTGTCGATCGGGCGAGAGTTGGAGGATAAGGTGTTCACCCGCCGGCGCACGCGGGCCAACACGGCGTGAGGCAACGGTGGGATCCGGCGAAAAACCTTGACGCCGTTGCGGAGTCGGAAGTGGAAGGACGCGAAGCAGGGGGTGCGTTGACCCGCGAAGCCCGGCGGGGGTTGGGGATTTCATTGATACGCCCGATTCGAAGTTAGCGGCCCTCGCGAGTGGCGTGCTACCCTAGTTCTAGGGAGGACGAGATGGCACGTTCCATAGCTGAGATCGAAGGCGATGCCCTTGAGCTGCCCGCGGAAGACCGGGCGCGACTCGCCGTGCGTCTACTTGCAAGCCTCGAAGAGACGGTCGAATCGCCCGAGGAGATCGAGAAGCTCTGGATCGTCGAGGCCGAGCGGCGCTTTCGAGAGCTACGAGATGGCGTCGTCCAGGGGATTCCCGCGCGGCAGGTCTTTGCGGAGATACGAGCGAAGCGAACGTCGTGAAGGAGGTAATCTTCCACCCGGAGGCTCGGGCGGAAACGGATGGCTCGGTGGATTTCTACGAAGCCCAGCTGGACGGCCTGGGTCTGCGGTTTCTGTCAGCCGTGGAGGAGGCAACCGAGCGAATTTCCGCCAGCCCCGATGCCGGTGCGCCTCTGGAGGGAGGATATCGCAAGCGGGTCGTTCCAGGCTTCCCGTACAACATCATCTATCGCGTGTGGGAAGGTTACGCTTATGTGGTCGCCGTCGCCCACCAGCACCGCCGCCCGGGCTACTGGCATGAGCGCAGCGACCGCCGCCAACCCGGCGATGGAGCCGACCGGCTTGAGGGTCTCTGCTCGGCGCGAGCGACAGTGCGCCGGCGGCTCATCGCCAAACCGTTCGGCGGGCTGATGATGGTTGGCGATGCTTGAGGGGGAAAGGCAACGTCTGAGAACGAGCGATTGCGGGAATTCGGGTCTTCATGCCGGCTGCGCAGCGCCCGACGGCACTTTGCCAACAAGCGAGGAACAGCGATGAAACGGACTGGGAAGTTGATCGGACGACTCGGGGCGGCAGCGCTCTACTGCCTGGTCAGCTCGCGGGCCTTCGCCGGCATCGCCGACAGCCCACTGCCGGTGCTCGATCCGGGAAAGAAGACGCACCACGTCTACTCCGTTGCCGGCCTGATCAGTCAAGGGGGGCTGGGAACGTTCTTCTCGTGCACGTCGACCGATACAGCAACCATGCGCGTCGGTGTCGAGGTGTTCTATGCGCCTGGCGGAGCAGCGGGCAAC
The Candidatus Binatia bacterium genome window above contains:
- a CDS encoding sigma 54-interacting transcriptional regulator, whose product is MDVSRDELLDLTEDLKELVQLAAADDGLDDLLRRGLDWVARLAPYDLATVFEVRDGHLVVRAARGPMAGPAIRTHRLALSSFPTIREALETRRARVFTEDDHAHGDGDPFDGVLDLPPGHACMVVPLCAGDRCLGVMTLDRARCEPYPQPVADLVQVYAQVLALAIHHAEQRLRLARLYRQDQERVRLLEEQLAGDPEGVLASSRSPLMQEVVARARQVAATDTPVLILGETGTGKERLARAIHRWSRRAAQPFVALNCAAIPAGLLESELFGHVKGAFTGATRDRMGRFQMANGGTLLLDELGELPFELQAKLLRVLQENQFEPVGSDRGIKVDVRIVGATQVDLERALAAGRFRPDLFYRLNVFPLRLPALRERFEDLPALCEVLLAEQAGRTGRRSAGLTPAALAQLRGYAWPGNIRELANVIERATIMAGGAAITPDLFDVPAAHAAPHNRAAEVSLPAVHEAAPPPTLADAEREHIRRALAFTGGRLYGPGGAAAVLGLKPSTLQSRMKRLGIRRE
- a CDS encoding superoxide dismutase yields the protein MSDKAPFSLPQLPYADDALEPHISKNTIGFHHGKHHKAYVDNTNKLVSGTPLAEHSLESLIKAVAGKPDQIGIFNNAAQVWNHTFYWQSMRKGGGGKPPQKLDSLIARDFGDFDKFKEALATAATTQFGSGWAWLVSEGGKLKVVKTPNAETPLTTAATPLLTVDVWEHAYYLDYQNRRPDYVATFLNHLVNWDFASQNLEKA
- a CDS encoding SDR family oxidoreductase produces the protein MQASPDRAPVGGLVLLTGASGYVGGRLLHQLEAAGRSVRCLARRPEFLQARVGPRTEVVRGDVLDPDGLAAALRGVRTAYYMVHAMGSPGSFEQEDRRGAENFGLAASAAGVKRIVYLGGLGDSHLALSPHLRSRHEVGDVLRASGVQVIEFRASIIIGSGSLSFEMIRALAERLPVMLTPRWVANQAQPIAITDVLQYLLAAAELRVDGNPVYEIGGRDVVSYENLLDEYGRQRGLRRVKIRVPVLTPRLSSLWLGLVTPLYARVGRKLIDSIYYPTVVRDDAARRAFAIEPVGVKDAIAAALRNEDREFAETRWSDALSAAGKPREWGGVRFGSRLVDSRSVHVPVSPHAAFTPIRRLGGRTGWYYGDWLWDLRGWLDLLAGGVGMRRGRRDPEQLRPGDAMDCWRVEAYEPDRRLRLFAEMKLPGRAWLEFDVRPAGDGSEIRQTAIFDPVGLSGLAYWYGVYPLHQLIFAGMLRRIAAHALAVPGDRRAAAPRR
- a CDS encoding DNA photolyase family protein, with translation MRPSLVWFRHDLRLADNPALSAAVARGGPVIPVYIWSPQEEGEAAPGAASRWWLHHSLASLDTDLRARGSGLVVRRGAAGATLRTLVGETGAAAVFWNRRYEPQTLSRDADIKNALRAGGVLVETFNSGLLFEPWALTTGTGKPFQVFTPFWKAALAGKPPLGPIAAPPGLPASSVWPASLALDALGLLPAYDWTGGIRAAWTPGEHAASASLDRFLHDLAVGYADDRNRPDLSGTSRLSPHLHFGEIGPRQVFAAARAQTARDPACAAGIDAYLREIGWREFAHHVLFHFPRTTTEPLRREFAEFPWARNDRAQRAWRRGGTGYPLVDAGMRELWHTGWMHNRVRMVAASFLVKHLRVPWQDGAAWFWDTLVDADLANNTLGWQWTAGCGADAAPFFRIFNPVTQGDRFDPDGTFVRRWVPELAGLPTGWIHKPWAAPEPVRAAAGVVLDRTYPAPIVDHAKARATALTAFAAIRRGASNASVT
- a CDS encoding LLM class F420-dependent oxidoreductase, with translation MVRVKFGIFAPQVGVTFSAIKERVALAERLGFHSFWFMDHFWAKGMPDLDHLEAWTLMSAVAAVTERIGIGTLVVCNSYRNPALVAKMAASLDNISNGRFLLGIGAGWMEEEYRAYGYPFPPIRVRLEQFEEALAVIKRMFAEDRATFQGKYYTIEEAPNNPKPLRKPHPPLLIGGAGERHLLRLVAEHADIWNCPNNAAPELEKKLGVLARHCEAIGRDPATIEVSEQCIVVLARNEKELKEKLQFARGTLGAVFDVDRTALKGTPEQLVEAIHARHKQGVTFFTILFSDFNQPDTLELFAERVAPAFA
- a CDS encoding DUF3024 domain-containing protein; translation: MKRGGGTGDSGIPFEYTAALSVGVQGKIALRLREGADTERGTSKWEPTVRQTPEKSGPPAGGSGGALISFPPPRLTVIRKRRAAGRVRAEVVDFAASLIRRVLHARLPGADAIEVRRARTGVMTVIHRYRSTWNGRPIALPVAQLRARRGTLQLYWRHTTGRWVAYEGEDARPFVGGLADCAREISDDRWGCFFG
- a CDS encoding rhomboid family intramembrane serine protease; translated protein: MIFPIGDSPNPRGLPFFTYAIVGLNVALYLLLTVPLGTPVDLADPLLPEYLRIVAANAPPNTPVRELIAQVTNYDLFVFRHAFRPAAPSLSGLFISLFLHANLMHLFGNMLFLWIYGDNVEHRLGSFRFLLGYLGTGIVATLFHAVFSPESPIPLIGASGAISGVLGFYFRWFPHNQVRLLVLIPFFVNVFLVPARLVLGMYLLLDNLLPFLAAPTTEGGGVAYGAHIGGFIAGFAATWFMDRRAIEATPSEYRHAGASAGPPAAAPAALADLVAAGHFADAAELYFSLPQPVARRALAAADLLALAAWLREHGHAKAALTVYQRAASDKRLGPDAAAAHLGAGLVQLEDLGEPTPAYQHFVDALDLDPTPHVAAQARAALDRIAALQKFPLRNHPGRRLRI
- a CDS encoding enoyl-CoA hydratase; this translates as MHYEQILYDVADRIATVTLNRPQKLNAWTSRMNFEVQHALCSADRDPGVRVMIVTGAGKGYCAGADMDMLQGLQGGTLDAEGALGDAQLPSPADATTPEAFRGPYSYPLGLSKPVIAAVNGAAVGLGLSYMLYYDLRIASDRARFSTIFARRGLVAEHGLSWMLPRLVGMANACDLLFSGRLVDAAEALRMGLVNRVVPHDDLLRVTHEVAAEIATFASPRSVRIMKRQIYTDLSADLATAITAADEEMVASFGTDDFREGIASFLERRPPRFAGK
- a CDS encoding addiction module protein, whose product is MARSIAEIEGDALELPAEDRARLAVRLLASLEETVESPEEIEKLWIVEAERRFRELRDGVVQGIPARQVFAEIRAKRTS
- a CDS encoding type II toxin-antitoxin system RelE/ParE family toxin, translated to MDFYEAQLDGLGLRFLSAVEEATERISASPDAGAPLEGGYRKRVVPGFPYNIIYRVWEGYAYVVAVAHQHRRPGYWHERSDRRQPGDGADRLEGLCSARATVRRRLIAKPFGGLMMVGDA